Genomic window (Zingiber officinale cultivar Zhangliang chromosome 2B, Zo_v1.1, whole genome shotgun sequence):
tcctcgcctcgccttggacgtcgtgtcggcgacgatcctccaagatgaacaccacccaaaagtcttcttcctccttctctaaaatccggccaccaccacaagagaacaaaagagagcaaggggaaaagaagagggagagggtcgaccacaagaggaagcaccaacttgagaataagaattgatttatcatgaggcctctcctccccttcttttatattacttgcccaaggaaaataaggaaagactttttacaaaaaataaaatcttcctcttgtttttccttttccctttttatttttccttttcctttcccttgattgattcaatcatcattatggattgattcaattgattggccgaccccttgcttgggcaccaagcaagggtggtcggccacatcttcaaggagaaaaataatttttataaaattttataaaagaaaaaatcctcttataaaattttacaagctctctttcctattgtggatgttaaaaaaaggaaagttttaaaaattaaaaccatgttttaaaatataaaacttctcttctaaaatttccttttttaacatggttacaaaaatagaaaatttcaaatttaaaacttatcttccttttttctaaaaaccatgaggatggttaaaaaaggaaagttttcatattttttaaactttcttttaaaccatgtgacctaattcaaataaggaaagtttttaattttaaaatctttcttttaaaacttgtagttttctacaaagagaagattttaaaaattcaaaacacccctcctatttgaatttattgtggtcggcccttcctttGCTTGGGTACAAAGAATAGGGTCGGccctcttgaggagatggtggtcggcccttggcttggtcaccaagccttgagccggccctcttcttggacatcaagaTGGGTTTTtatttagatggacttgaggcattaatgaggatacgacagagacctagaggagaaattggttttggccttccgatgagcttgagcatcccgtgttcgccccgaacacacaactcaagctcatcaataataactcattcaactagagagttattattgcactaccgcaccaatcccaaattactttatgggctccttcttatcatgagtgtgttagtctccctatgtttaagatatcgaatgtctactaattaattgagttactgacaactcattttaattaatgtcttagtccgagagtagtaccgctcaacctcattgttatgtcggactaaatccacctgcagggtttaacatgacaatccttatgagctcctcttggggacattctcaacctagattactaggacacatcttccttctataatcaagaacacacactataagtaatatcatttcccaacttatcgggcctattgatttatcgagctaaatctcaccctttgataagttaaagaaataaatactaaatatatgtgcttgttattataaggattaagagcacacacttccataataactaaggtctagttcttttattaagtcagtataaaaagaacttacctaaaatggtcctactcaatacacttagagtgtactagtgtaatttattagtcaagataaattaatacctaattacactatgactattccaatggtttgttcctttccatcttagtcatgagcaactgtttataatttataaagaactgataacataatcttctgtgtgtgacatcacataccatgttatctacaatataaattaattgaaaaactacactcaacaaataaaatatagaaatttgaccaatgtgatccttttatttcaaaaataaatgtttacaaaagctaggcttttagtttaCACTCTAACACCTTCAGTAGTAGCCTGCCAACTTGAAGAAGCTTAGGATCTCGGTAACATTCTTCAGTGTACCACAATTTTTTATTGCCTCTACTTTGGCTAGATCCACCTCTATCCCTTTCTCTGAAACTATGTGCCCCAAAAATGGAATCTGTCGCAGACAAAAGTCACACTTGCTAAATTTTGCGTACAAACGTTTATCCTTCAGTGTCTGCAGCACTGTTGTCAAGTGCAGATGATGTTCCTCGCAACTTCGAGAGTAAattagtatatcatcaatgaagacaataatAAACTGGTCCAAATACGACTTAAAGAcccgattcatcaagtccatgaatgCTGCTGGGGCATTAGtaagtccaaatggcataaccAGAAACTCGTAGTGTCTATATAGAGTTTTGAATGTCATTTTATGAACATCTTTCTCTTTCACCTTCATCTGATGATATCTTGATCTCAagtcaatttttgagaacactgttgctccttgtagctgatcaaatagatcatcaatcctGAGCAATgggtacttattcttgattgtAAATCGATTTAGTTCTCGGTAATCAATGCACAAACGCATGGTCCGATCCCATCCTTCTTACGAACAAACAACactggtgctccccatggtgatacactcgggcggatgaaacccttgtctagTAGTTCCTGTAGCCGCTCCTTCAATTCTTTCATTTCTGTAGGCGCTAATCGATATGGTGCTTTTGATACAGGTGTGGTCCCCGGTATCAATTCTATTCCAAACTCCACCTCCCGGACCGAGGGTAGCCCTGTAATATCCTCTAGGAACACTTCTGGAAAATCTCGAGCTACCTCCACTTCCTCCAAACTTGGTCGATGAGTCTCTTAATTAACCATAATATTGACTAGAAGACCCTCACACCCCTTACTTAGCATTCGTTGAGCTTTACACACTGAAATCATGTGAGGCATGGTCGGACTTGGGGCTGCATAAAAAATGAAGAATTCTTCATTTGGTAGCTTCAACCTAACTATCCGTTGTTTACAATCGATGACCGCCTCGTGCCGAGTCAACTAATCCATTCCGAGGATCACATCAAATTCTGCCATGTCCAGCACGATGAGTTCTGCACCCACTATATGGTTTTACATCATCATCTGACAATTCCTTACCATCCTGTTACTATGCAGTTCTTCTCCGGAAGGTAAAGAAACGCTATATCCCATAACCATTTGTTCAGATGTAATGCCCAATTTTGCAGTATAGGCCgcagatataaaagaatggatgACCCCAGAATCTATTAATGTATAAGTGGGTATGTTGGCAATAAGAATCATACCTGTAATAATGGTTGCATCTAGATCCACCTGCTCCTGTGTCATAGCAAATACCCTTCCTTTGGTTGGCTCTCTGAGCTGAGGATAATCTCTCGCGAAATGCCCTATCTTCTTACACATATAACAAACATCTGAACCCATCAGACACTACCCTGCGTGAACCTTCTCACACTTGAGGTATCGAACCTTGTCTTCAACCTTGGGAGTGGTACCTTCAGCCGGTTGTGATTTTTGAAATCGCTGATGTGGCTATGTCTATTTTAGCAGCTGCTTGCTCTGGAACTGAATAGGAACAGTCTTCTTCTTATCCGACTCTTGTTGATCTCTTCCCTGATAACTCGATCTCTTGTTCTGCGCTTCCTTGATCATGTCATTCCTGCCCCTTTCAGACATCAATGCCTAGTCCACTGCCTCTCTGAATGTGGTGACCTGACTTAATCTGACATCATGGCGAATGGCAGCTCTCAATCCCTCAGTAAAGTGCTTCAGCTCCTTGATTGGTTGGCTGGCAATCATGGGTACAAAGTAGCATCCCCTCTCAAACTTCCTAATGTACTCAGCCACCGTCAAATCTCCTTGGCAAAGCTCCAAGAATTCCCTCGCCAATCGGGTTCTGTTATCGGCTGTGAAATATTTCCTATAAAATACTTCCTTAAAATCAACCCAAGTCAATGTAGCCAGATCCACTGTGAAGCGTGCACCCTCCCCTCCCACCATACTCGTGCATCATCCCACAGCATGAATATCACACACCTGACCTTGTCCATATCTGTAAGCTGCATGAAGTTGTATATCATTTCTAGGGATCAAATCCATCCTTCTGCAGCGGTCAGGTTGTGGTTCCCTTAAACTCTGTCAGTCCAAGCTCTCGAAACTATTTGTAGACCGGATGTGCACTGGTTGTAGGATGTCTAGGTGCACTCTCCTATTCCCTAGCCTACAATAATTATTGGATCTGCTCTCCACGAATACGGTTCTGCTCCTGTAGAAGTGAGTAAGTCCTGCTAGGAACTGATTGTTCTAGCCACCTATCTCACCATTGTTCCTTCGACCAGCCATAACTTGTATGTTTCCATCATATTCTCATCGTTATCTCATATATACATATCAATGTATCAGTCATATCATGGCTAAGTTACCACATTAAATTAAGGACTATAACAATGTAGATCTTACAAACTTGTTGGCAGAAGTAGTCGAGTTTCTGACGAGATGGCGTGCACATGCTGTCGCTTAGGAgtgttgctctgataccaacagaAACATCCCTAGTTTTTTCCTCAAGTTTTTTTTAGCACAACCCTCTCAACATCTGCTATAGAAATAACTGTAGTAATAACTCCATCGAAATGAATCATCTTATCCAATGTAAATGACAACATCTCAAG
Coding sequences:
- the LOC122048295 gene encoding uncharacterized protein LOC122048295, with amino-acid sequence MVGGEGARFTVDLATLTWVDFKEVFYRKYFTADNRTRLAREFLELCQGDLTVAEYIRKFERGCYFVPMIASQPIKELKHFTEGLRAAIRHDVRLSQIGHFARDYPQLREPTKGRVFAMTQEQVDLDATIITDSGVIHSFISAAYTAKLGITSEQMVMGYSVSLPSGEELHSNRMMKVKEKDVHKMTFKTLYRHYEFLVMPFGLTNAPAAFMDLMNRVFKSYLDQFIIVFIDDILIYSRSCEEHHLHLTTVLQTLKDKRLYAKFSKCDFCLRQIPFLGHIVSEKGIEVDLAKVEAIKNCGTLKNVTEILSFFKLAGYY